The Kitasatospora sp. NBC_00374 genome has a segment encoding these proteins:
- a CDS encoding MOSC domain-containing protein, whose product MPQLTGLHLYPVKSTYRLSPQSARVQPWGLADDRRWMLVDERGRAVTQRDLPELARYRAVPTADGGLLVTAPDGARTEIAAPCVERGDPHAEVEIFGTVFDAAEAAKEARLWFAERLGDVRLVHLDRPDRSRPVKAEYGRPGETVSMADGFPFLLTTTGSLTELNRRIAADHPDDPVKGAALPMERFRPNLVVDGTEAWAEEEWQRIRIGELTFRVAKLCARCVVTTTDQESGVRRGPEPLRALGRHHRIGQKLIFGINLVPERPEGVGGDLLGTVRLGDEVTVLARGPLLAPDPEPAAAGQG is encoded by the coding sequence ATGCCGCAGCTGACCGGTCTCCATCTGTACCCCGTCAAGTCCACCTACCGGCTGAGCCCGCAGAGTGCCCGGGTCCAACCGTGGGGGCTGGCCGACGACCGGCGCTGGATGCTCGTGGACGAGCGCGGCCGGGCGGTCACCCAGCGCGACCTGCCCGAACTGGCCCGCTACCGGGCCGTCCCGACAGCCGACGGCGGCCTGCTGGTGACCGCCCCCGACGGTGCCCGGACGGAGATCGCCGCGCCTTGCGTCGAACGCGGTGACCCGCACGCCGAGGTGGAGATCTTCGGGACCGTCTTCGACGCCGCCGAGGCGGCCAAGGAGGCCCGGCTCTGGTTCGCCGAACGGCTCGGCGACGTCCGCCTGGTGCACCTCGACCGCCCGGACCGCAGCCGCCCGGTCAAGGCCGAGTACGGCCGGCCCGGCGAGACCGTGAGCATGGCCGACGGCTTCCCGTTCCTGCTCACCACCACCGGCTCGCTGACCGAGCTGAACCGCCGGATCGCGGCGGACCACCCGGACGACCCGGTCAAGGGCGCGGCGCTGCCGATGGAGCGCTTCCGCCCCAACCTGGTGGTCGACGGCACCGAGGCCTGGGCCGAGGAGGAGTGGCAGCGGATCCGGATCGGCGAACTCACCTTCCGGGTCGCCAAGCTCTGCGCCCGCTGCGTGGTCACCACCACCGACCAGGAGAGCGGTGTCCGACGCGGCCCCGAGCCGCTGCGGGCGCTCGGCCGGCACCACCGGATCGGCCAGAAGCTGATCTTCGGGATCAACCTGGTCCCGGAGCGCCCCGAGGGCGTCGGCGGCGACCTGCTCGGCACCGTCCGGCTCGGCGACGAGGTCACCGTACTGGCCCGGGGGCCGCTCCTCGCCCCGGACCCGGAGCCCGCCGCGGCCGGCCAGGGCTAG
- a CDS encoding GNAT family N-acetyltransferase, with protein MTTPSDEPSAAAGLTVRPLTEADTPAVLDLLTASLAGGPTGTRSAGFFDWKHRRNPFGASPGLLAETPDGRLAGVRLFLRWEWQAGGRVVRAVRPVDTATHPDFQGRGIFRRLTTGLLEEVAEDTELVFNTPNGNSLPGYLRMGWQVVGRVPIALRIARPAAFALGARAALGRRTTAVQRPIRCQLPTAADWFGKPPAGLPELLAERAQADSADPRQAVLRTERFLRWRYGDAPGLDYRVLTCERGGELAGIAFGRPRRRGPLTEFTLADVIVRPGDRGTAARLLRAAAAAGCDHAATHLASGTEAAAAALRGGYLTAPRTGMTLAARGPRGPLPAGRALADWRFSLGDLEVF; from the coding sequence GTGACCACCCCGTCCGACGAGCCGTCAGCCGCTGCCGGGCTGACCGTCCGTCCGCTCACCGAGGCCGACACCCCGGCCGTGCTGGACCTGCTGACGGCCTCCCTGGCCGGCGGCCCGACCGGCACCCGCAGCGCCGGCTTCTTCGACTGGAAGCACCGGCGCAACCCGTTCGGCGCCAGCCCCGGGCTGCTCGCCGAGACCCCGGACGGCCGCCTGGCCGGCGTCCGGCTGTTCCTGCGCTGGGAGTGGCAGGCCGGCGGCCGGGTCGTCCGCGCGGTCCGCCCGGTCGACACCGCCACCCACCCCGACTTCCAGGGCCGGGGAATCTTCCGCCGGCTCACCACGGGCCTGTTGGAGGAGGTGGCCGAGGACACCGAGCTGGTCTTCAACACACCGAACGGCAACAGCCTGCCCGGCTACCTCAGGATGGGCTGGCAGGTGGTCGGCCGGGTGCCGATCGCCCTGCGGATCGCCCGTCCGGCCGCGTTCGCGCTGGGCGCCCGGGCCGCGCTCGGCCGCCGGACGACGGCGGTACAGCGGCCGATCCGCTGTCAGCTGCCGACCGCCGCCGACTGGTTCGGCAAGCCGCCCGCCGGCCTGCCGGAGCTGCTCGCCGAACGCGCCCAGGCGGACTCCGCCGACCCGCGGCAGGCCGTCCTGCGCACCGAGCGCTTCCTGCGCTGGCGCTACGGCGACGCCCCGGGGCTGGACTACCGGGTGCTGACCTGCGAGCGCGGCGGCGAGCTGGCCGGGATCGCGTTCGGCCGGCCCCGCCGCCGCGGCCCGCTGACCGAGTTCACCCTCGCCGACGTGATCGTCCGCCCGGGCGACCGGGGTACCGCGGCCCGGCTGCTGCGGGCCGCCGCCGCGGCCGGCTGCGACCACGCCGCGACCCACCTCGCCTCCGGCACCGAGGCCGCCGCCGCGGCGCTGCGCGGCGGCTACCTGACCGCGCCCCGGACGGGCATGACGCTCGCGGCCCGCGGCCCGCGCGGCCCGCTGCCGGCCGGCCGCGCGCTGGCCGACTGGCGGTTCAGCCTGGGCGACCTGGAGGTCTTCTGA
- the mscL gene encoding large conductance mechanosensitive channel protein MscL, translating to MFKGFRSFLLRGNVVDLAVGIVIGAAFTAVVTGFVTAFLTPLIGVATGAVGDYSKQAFEIGGTTFPYGAFLNALISFVLVSAVIYFAVVVPVGRLQSRFEPVKPAPVAKTDCPECLSRIPAAAHRCSFCTSELGDRTGLPAQPTKPAQSR from the coding sequence GTGTTCAAGGGCTTCCGCAGCTTCCTGCTGCGTGGAAACGTCGTCGACCTCGCGGTCGGCATCGTCATCGGCGCGGCCTTCACCGCCGTCGTCACCGGGTTCGTGACCGCCTTCCTCACCCCGCTGATCGGGGTCGCCACCGGCGCGGTCGGCGACTACTCCAAGCAGGCCTTCGAGATCGGCGGCACCACCTTCCCGTACGGCGCGTTCCTGAACGCCCTGATCAGCTTCGTGCTGGTCAGCGCGGTGATCTACTTCGCCGTGGTGGTCCCGGTCGGGCGGCTGCAGAGCCGCTTCGAGCCGGTCAAGCCCGCTCCGGTCGCCAAGACGGACTGTCCCGAGTGCCTGAGCCGCATTCCGGCCGCCGCCCACCGCTGCTCGTTCTGCACCAGCGAGCTCGGCGACCGGACCGGGCTGCCCGCCCAGCCCACCAAGCCCGCACAGAGCCGCTGA
- a CDS encoding DUF6643 family protein, which yields MTSPRSYDGVGYPSPSFGSGTPIYDSLVAERGVPQIAPINVPAALPPATGGYGSSYQSSYAPSFDSPVSNLPALPPARLALGPGPSSAPMTGHIPAQPGPAMYPAPQAPMTGYASAPSFQQAPPTYQSQGGQPAGGFGGQSFGGQNSFAQAPQGFGGHGFNGQSFGGQSFGGQNTFAQAPQQQSFGDQSFGGNQLRPAAPVAPVRPVPQQYGQPQYPQYPQAG from the coding sequence ATGACCTCGCCCCGCTCCTACGACGGAGTCGGCTACCCCTCTCCGTCCTTCGGCTCCGGCACGCCCATCTACGACAGCCTTGTCGCGGAACGCGGTGTCCCGCAGATCGCGCCCATCAACGTGCCGGCGGCGCTGCCCCCGGCCACCGGCGGCTACGGCTCCTCCTACCAGAGCAGCTACGCGCCCTCCTTCGACAGCCCGGTCAGCAATCTGCCCGCGCTGCCCCCGGCCCGGCTCGCTCTGGGCCCCGGCCCGAGCAGCGCCCCGATGACCGGCCACATCCCGGCCCAGCCCGGCCCGGCGATGTACCCGGCGCCGCAGGCCCCGATGACCGGCTACGCCTCGGCGCCCAGCTTCCAGCAGGCGCCGCCGACCTACCAGAGCCAGGGCGGCCAGCCGGCCGGCGGCTTCGGCGGGCAGAGCTTCGGCGGCCAGAACAGCTTCGCCCAGGCCCCACAGGGCTTCGGCGGGCATGGCTTCAACGGCCAGAGCTTCGGCGGGCAGAGCTTCGGCGGCCAGAACACCTTCGCCCAGGCCCCGCAGCAGCAGAGCTTCGGCGACCAGAGCTTCGGCGGCAACCAGTTGCGGCCCGCCGCGCCGGTCGCCCCGGTGCGCCCGGTGCCGCAGCAGTACGGCCAGCCGCAGTACCCGCAGTACCCCCAGGCCGGCTGA
- a CDS encoding DegT/DnrJ/EryC1/StrS family aminotransferase, producing MTTTDLALPAALGGTPAFPDGLPLTRVQVPDREALLSRLGTVLDSGQLTNGPTVRELEQRAAELLDVPHVVAVSNCTAGLMLVLQAAGVGGGRPVVMPGFTFSATAHAAHWAGGTPVFAEAREQDITLDVADAEARLKAADRPAALMATHVYGTPCQVEALQEVADAARVPLVYDSAHGFGSRRRGVPVGNFGLAEVFSMSPTKVAVAGEGGLVATHDAALAQTLRNGRDYGNPGDYNTLFPGLNARMSELHAAVGLTWLAGLPERVAHRGALVAEFAAATAGLPGLRLALPEEGDVSTFKDLTLILDAEAFGLSSTELAAALKAEGIDTRRYFHPPVQRQQSYAHLGQAESLPVTDRLADSVLTVPLWTQMDAVTVRRVAEAVVRVQPYGERLRAAAS from the coding sequence ATGACCACCACCGACCTCGCACTGCCCGCCGCCCTCGGCGGCACCCCGGCCTTCCCGGACGGACTGCCGCTGACCCGCGTGCAGGTACCGGACCGCGAGGCCCTGCTGAGCCGCCTGGGGACCGTCCTGGACAGCGGCCAGCTCACCAACGGCCCCACCGTGCGCGAACTGGAGCAGCGGGCGGCCGAACTGCTCGACGTACCGCACGTGGTGGCCGTCTCCAACTGCACCGCCGGTCTGATGCTCGTGCTGCAGGCGGCCGGCGTCGGCGGTGGCCGACCGGTGGTGATGCCCGGGTTCACCTTCTCGGCCACCGCGCACGCCGCGCACTGGGCGGGCGGCACCCCGGTGTTCGCCGAGGCCCGCGAGCAGGACATCACCCTGGACGTGGCCGACGCCGAGGCCCGCCTGAAGGCCGCCGACCGGCCGGCCGCGCTGATGGCCACCCACGTGTACGGCACCCCCTGCCAGGTCGAGGCGCTGCAGGAGGTCGCGGACGCGGCACGGGTCCCGCTGGTGTACGACTCGGCGCACGGTTTCGGCAGCCGCCGCCGGGGGGTGCCGGTCGGCAACTTCGGCCTGGCCGAGGTCTTCTCGATGAGTCCGACCAAGGTGGCCGTCGCCGGTGAGGGCGGCCTGGTCGCCACCCACGACGCCGCGCTCGCGCAGACCCTGCGCAACGGCCGGGACTACGGCAACCCCGGTGACTACAACACGCTCTTCCCCGGCCTGAACGCCCGGATGAGCGAGCTGCACGCCGCCGTCGGCCTGACCTGGCTGGCCGGGCTGCCCGAGCGGGTCGCCCACCGCGGCGCGCTGGTGGCGGAGTTCGCGGCCGCCACCGCCGGGCTGCCGGGACTGCGGCTCGCCCTGCCGGAGGAGGGCGACGTGTCGACGTTCAAGGACCTCACGCTGATCCTGGACGCCGAGGCCTTCGGACTGAGCTCGACCGAGCTGGCCGCGGCGCTGAAGGCCGAGGGCATCGACACCCGGCGCTACTTCCACCCGCCGGTGCAGCGCCAGCAGTCCTACGCCCACCTGGGCCAGGCCGAGTCCCTGCCGGTGACCGACCGGCTGGCCGACTCGGTGCTCACCGTGCCGCTGTGGACCCAGATGGACGCGGTGACCGTCCGCCGGGTCGCCGAGGCCGTGGTGCGGGTCCAGCCGTACGGGGAGCGCCTGCGCGCGGCCGCGAGCTGA